In one window of Oryza sativa Japonica Group chromosome 9, ASM3414082v1 DNA:
- the LOC107276574 gene encoding GDSL esterase/lipase At5g45920: MQVHQHVPLDEYQSNLRAICAYFKEQWPSTKIILITPPPIYEPVRIRDMYGEDDPSKLPERTNEAAGTYAQACLTVAKELNHPVIDIWTKMQQFPDWQTSALWFMALAI, from the exons ATGCAGGTGCACCAGCACGTGCCGCTCGACGAGTACCAGAGCAACCTCCGCGCCATCTGCGCCTACTTCAAG GAGCAATGGCCCTCCACTAAAATTATACTCATCACGCCTCCACCAATTTATGAACCGGTGAGAATCCG GGACATGTATGGAGAAGATGACCCTTCAAAACTACCTGAAAGAACCAATGAGGCTGCTGGCACTTATGCACAGGCATGCCTGACAGTTGCTAAAGAATTGAACCATCCAGTCATAGACATCTGGACAAAGATGCAGCAATTTCCTGACTGGCAAACATCTGCATTATG GTTCATGGCATTGGCCATTTAG
- the LOC4346425 gene encoding uncharacterized protein, which translates to MAPSRISSSESERPVGSYRFHIPRQPPRIQAEGGKRHMIIGDRRHGGTALWRRGSMLPPSLPRWGVEDGHGHVDGSSRQHPSELGFSSALSVPIGGWIWRLAAAQAHGEVIDGGRCEDEAGDHMQPPPASSASMAMLSEERISASGIVVRERQLHGYGERPFQPCLATMAAKGTAREISTKKIAKKDHGEVGDLTMAVLMPSWTSTGNHSSRNPTRCLEQLPEPSKRAHSEAYGNMQLATGDLIVGLHKQATITVPPPNISEIGGHLTAHKNNEMTMGKGVQHTIDVSVAKEATRSLVSSARQSRRGPYECRKCGTMFSSGQALGWHMKSHNSDERWGDKRVPSAFVGSFLSLITPIDVSNVSVPSSRNPHTSSIPNKEEGRVLVMGAAPLNGVPKGSFRLFGENIAEAPKEEPME; encoded by the exons ATGGCCCCTTCCCGGATCTCCTCATCGGAGTCGGAGCGCCCTGTTGGGAGCTATCGCTTCCACATCCCCCGCCAACCACCACGCATCCAAGCTGAGGGAGGCAAGCGCCACATGATCATAGGTGACCGCCGCCATGGGGGCACTGCACTTTGGCGCCGTGGCTCGATGTTGCCGCCTTCACTTCCTCGTTGGGGTGTGGAAGATGGCCATGGGCATGTGGATGGAAGCAGCAGGCAACATCCATCGGAATTGGGCTTCTCCTCTGCCCTTTCAGTGCCGATAGGCGGGTGGATCTGGAGGTTGGCGGCTGCACAAGCTCATGGGGAAGTGATTGATGGTGGCCGATGTGAAGATGAAGCTGGCGATCACATGCAGCCACCTCCAGCATCCTCTGCTTCTATGGCAATGTTGTCCGAAGAGCGGATCTCAGCCTCAGGAATTGTGGTGCGAGAACGGCAGCTGCATGGATACGGGGAGCGGCCCTTCCAGCCATGTTTGGCAACCATGGCAGCAAAGGGGACAGCAAGAGAGATCTCAACTAAGAAAATTGCCAAGAAGGATCATGGGGAAGTGGGTGATCTCACTATGGCTGTGCTGATGCCCAGCTGGACCTCCACTGGCAACCACAGCAGTAGGAACCCCACCCGATGCCTGGAACAGTTACCGGAGCCGTCGAAGCGGGCTCACAGCGAGGCGTATGGCAACATGCAGCTGGCTACTGGGGACCTCATCGTTGGCCTCCACAAGCAGGCCACCATCACTGTCCCCCCACCCAACATTTCTGAG ATTGGTGGTCATCTGACTGCACACAAGAATAATGAGATGACTATGGGCAAGGGAGTGCAGCACACCATAGATGTCTCCGTTGCCAAGGAGGCAACCCGCTCATTGGTCAGCAGTGCCAGGCAGAGCAGGAGAGGGCCATATGAGTGCCGCAAGTGTGGAACGATGTTCAGCAGTGGACAAGCACTTGGTTGGCACATGAAGAGTCACAACTCAGACGAGCGATGGGGTGACAAGAGGGTTCCCAGTGCCTTTGTTGGATCATTTTTATCCCTTATCACTCCAATAGATGTCAGTAATGTTTCTGTTCCTAGCAGCCGCAACCCTCATACATCCTCCATCCCCAACAaagaggaggggagggtgcTGGTGATGGGGGCTGCACCTCTCAACGGCGTACCCAAGGGTAGTTTCCGTCTCTTTGGTGAAAACATTGCTGAAGCTCCCAAGGAAGAACCAATGGAGTAG